One Nocardioides sp. DNA window includes the following coding sequences:
- the murJ gene encoding murein biosynthesis integral membrane protein MurJ, with the protein MSTDDDQRKILNSSAVMAAGTLFSRLSGFLRSALLVVVLGNLLHADIYNLANTVPNMLYILLAGGIFNAVLVPQLVRTMKADADGGAAYANRVVTLAALFLGTVTVLLVIAAPWVMSVFLDSSWDSAALAGQRESLVTIARYCLPQVFFYGMFVLVGQILNARGTFGPMMWAPIANNVISILVLGLYLVTFGPAAKICSELYDGPAAPVDSVLSAYTPGREALLGLGSTLGIAAQFVILLPYLRKAGFRFSPRFDFRDTGLGHTLRLGAWTVAFVIVNQIAYTVVVRLASSGTASAAAECAAPATQGTGYTIYSNSFLLAMVPHSIITVSLATAILPTLSARAADGDLVGLGRTLSRTLRNALAVMIPFALCLAVIAPFLAKVVWGLGAGSDSYQLYVPTLTLFAVAIVCFTVHYLMLRGFYALELNRTVFFVQCAIATTNIVVAIVLVRATSAQHTAPALVCAYLSAYALGAAVSYAWLRRLVGGLQTRETIRFLVRALIAASIAAASAYLVLQLCDALLPERPNWFVAVAVVAVVGLLDVLVFVGLAKAMRLDEVTSVVETVTGRLGPTMAIGSRRSPRKG; encoded by the coding sequence GTGAGCACCGACGACGATCAGCGCAAGATCCTCAACTCCAGCGCGGTGATGGCGGCCGGCACCCTCTTCTCTCGACTCAGCGGGTTCCTGCGTTCGGCGCTGCTCGTCGTCGTGCTCGGCAACCTGCTGCATGCCGACATCTACAACCTGGCCAACACCGTGCCCAACATGCTCTACATCCTGTTGGCCGGCGGCATCTTCAACGCGGTGCTGGTACCGCAGCTCGTACGCACGATGAAGGCCGACGCGGACGGCGGGGCGGCGTACGCCAACCGGGTCGTCACGCTTGCCGCGCTCTTCCTCGGCACCGTCACGGTGCTGCTCGTGATCGCGGCCCCCTGGGTGATGTCGGTGTTCCTCGACTCGTCGTGGGATTCCGCGGCGCTGGCCGGGCAACGCGAATCGCTGGTCACCATCGCGCGCTATTGCCTGCCGCAGGTCTTCTTCTACGGCATGTTCGTGCTGGTCGGGCAGATCCTCAACGCCCGCGGCACCTTCGGCCCGATGATGTGGGCCCCGATCGCCAACAACGTGATCTCCATCCTGGTTCTCGGGCTCTATCTGGTGACCTTCGGCCCGGCCGCGAAGATCTGCTCGGAGCTGTACGACGGCCCGGCCGCTCCGGTCGACTCCGTACTCAGTGCCTACACCCCCGGCCGGGAGGCACTGCTCGGACTCGGCTCCACCCTCGGGATCGCGGCTCAGTTCGTGATCTTGTTGCCCTATCTGCGCAAGGCGGGCTTCCGGTTCTCGCCCCGCTTCGACTTCCGCGACACCGGACTCGGCCACACCCTGCGTCTGGGCGCCTGGACCGTCGCGTTCGTGATCGTCAACCAGATCGCCTACACGGTGGTCGTACGCCTGGCCTCCTCAGGCACCGCGAGCGCAGCAGCCGAGTGCGCGGCGCCCGCCACCCAAGGCACCGGCTACACGATTTACAGCAACTCGTTCCTGCTGGCGATGGTGCCGCACTCGATCATCACGGTCTCGTTGGCGACCGCGATCCTCCCGACGCTGTCGGCGCGCGCCGCGGACGGTGACCTGGTCGGGCTCGGGCGTACGCTCTCGCGCACCCTGCGCAACGCGCTGGCCGTGATGATCCCGTTCGCGCTCTGCCTAGCGGTGATCGCGCCGTTCCTGGCCAAGGTCGTGTGGGGGCTGGGCGCCGGATCGGACTCCTATCAGCTCTATGTCCCGACGCTGACCCTGTTCGCGGTGGCGATCGTCTGCTTCACCGTGCACTACCTGATGCTGCGCGGCTTCTATGCCCTGGAGCTCAATCGCACGGTGTTCTTCGTCCAGTGCGCCATCGCCACGACCAACATCGTGGTCGCGATCGTGCTGGTGCGCGCCACGTCGGCCCAGCACACCGCACCGGCGTTGGTGTGCGCGTACCTGAGCGCGTACGCCCTGGGTGCCGCGGTCTCGTACGCGTGGCTGCGCCGGCTCGTGGGCGGGTTGCAGACCCGCGAGACCATCCGTTTCCTCGTCCGCGCGTTGATCGCCGCGTCGATCGCGGCGGCCAGCGCCTACCTGGTGTTGCAACTGTGTGACGCGCTGTTGCCCGAGCGTCCCAACTGGTTCGTGGCGGTGGCCGTGGTCGCCGTGGTCGGGCTGCTGGACGTGCTGGTCTTCGTGGGGTTGGCCAAGGCGATGCGACTGGATGAGGTCACCTCCGTCGTCGAGACCGTGACGGGTCGACTAGGGCCTACGATGGCCATCGGTTCTAGACGGTCTCCACGGAAAGGCTAG
- a CDS encoding protein kinase family protein — MPGRIHAGDLIAGRYLVADLLIESEGGRFWRAEDQVLGRHVAVHIVAEDDPRAESLMAAARASARLHDPRVLRVLDADVEGGICYIVNEWGDGTSLDIKLLRDGPLSPRKAAWVAGEVASVIAAAHEAGVAHGRLAPENVLFDPHGAVRVIGLAVEAALWGLPADRRGTDVHDLIGILYAGLTGRWAGVSRSELPPAMTETGRVLRPRQARAGIPRLLDDICDQGLNPSLYSGRSHARMAYDLESARGIAAVLQEFVGDPVGLAETGTRLALPPLTDSSTQVLSAPIPAESQKPAEESRTPAEESQKPAAKPVDGVDQPTEAGIPVFDDSDTVGWISRSTETPKPPPALDDPPDRPLFAPEPPKGEPVRKPRAGVVAPNPDDYWPWGEGSRSGSLAGISTTTGHGLKIVEDEVDDSHVPGRRSMRAALAVAAITVIAVATLIIVNLLQGRSALTFDPISKNDPTSSTTTIKTELVEPVSARDFDPQSEDGSENPDQVKAAIDGDPTTAWRTSGYVQQFGDTGLKTGVGLVVDLGESRTVRRVKLTFLGQPNGVRLFVLDQDPQRLAGLDPVASVTGVGTEWTADVNTQGRYVVAWFTALPQDTDGRFRGQIAEVAVSAVQP, encoded by the coding sequence GTGCCCGGCAGGATCCACGCCGGCGACTTGATCGCAGGCAGGTATCTGGTCGCCGACCTGCTGATCGAGAGTGAGGGCGGCCGTTTCTGGCGCGCCGAGGATCAGGTGTTGGGTCGCCACGTCGCGGTTCATATCGTGGCCGAGGACGATCCGCGCGCGGAGTCGCTGATGGCCGCGGCGCGTGCGTCTGCCCGACTGCACGATCCCCGGGTGCTGCGCGTGCTCGACGCCGACGTCGAGGGCGGCATCTGCTACATCGTCAACGAGTGGGGTGACGGCACCTCGCTCGACATCAAACTCCTGCGCGACGGCCCGCTCTCCCCGCGCAAGGCGGCCTGGGTGGCCGGTGAGGTCGCCTCCGTGATCGCCGCCGCGCACGAGGCAGGCGTCGCGCACGGCCGGTTGGCACCCGAGAACGTGCTGTTCGACCCGCACGGCGCCGTACGCGTGATCGGCCTCGCGGTCGAGGCCGCGCTGTGGGGCCTGCCTGCCGATCGCCGCGGCACCGATGTGCACGACCTGATCGGCATCCTCTACGCCGGACTCACCGGTCGCTGGGCGGGGGTCTCACGCTCGGAACTGCCGCCCGCGATGACCGAGACCGGTCGGGTGCTCCGGCCCCGGCAGGCCCGCGCCGGCATCCCGCGCCTGCTCGACGACATCTGCGACCAGGGGCTCAACCCGTCGCTCTATTCCGGGCGCAGCCATGCGCGGATGGCGTACGACCTCGAATCGGCCCGCGGGATCGCCGCGGTGTTGCAGGAGTTCGTGGGTGACCCGGTCGGGCTCGCCGAGACCGGCACGAGGCTGGCGTTGCCGCCGCTGACGGACAGTTCGACCCAGGTCCTGTCCGCGCCCATCCCCGCGGAGTCACAAAAACCCGCCGAGGAGTCACGAACTCCCGCCGAGGAGTCACAAAAGCCCGCCGCCAAGCCGGTCGACGGGGTGGACCAGCCCACCGAGGCCGGCATCCCGGTCTTCGACGACTCCGACACGGTGGGCTGGATCTCACGCTCGACCGAGACACCCAAACCGCCACCGGCACTGGACGACCCGCCCGATCGACCGCTGTTCGCGCCGGAGCCCCCCAAGGGCGAACCCGTACGCAAACCGCGTGCCGGCGTCGTTGCCCCCAACCCGGACGACTACTGGCCCTGGGGTGAGGGTTCGCGTTCGGGGAGCCTGGCCGGCATCTCCACGACCACCGGCCACGGCCTGAAGATCGTCGAGGACGAGGTCGACGACAGTCACGTTCCCGGTCGACGCTCGATGCGCGCCGCGTTGGCGGTGGCGGCCATCACGGTGATCGCGGTCGCGACGCTGATCATCGTCAACCTTCTGCAAGGCCGTTCCGCGCTGACGTTCGACCCCATCAGCAAGAATGATCCGACCTCGTCCACGACGACGATCAAAACCGAGCTCGTCGAGCCCGTCTCAGCGCGCGACTTCGATCCGCAAAGCGAGGACGGCTCCGAAAACCCGGACCAGGTGAAGGCCGCCATCGACGGCGATCCGACCACGGCGTGGCGCACCAGCGGGTATGTCCAACAGTTCGGCGACACCGGTCTCAAGACCGGGGTCGGCCTGGTCGTCGATCTTGGCGAATCGCGCACCGTACGCCGGGTCAAGCTGACCTTCCTCGGCCAGCCCAACGGCGTACGCCTGTTCGTCCTCGACCAGGATCCGCAGCGCCTGGCCGGGTTGGATCCGGTCGCGTCGGTGACTGGCGTCGGCACCGAGTGGACTGCGGACGTCAACACGCAGGGGCGCTACGTCGTCGCGTGGTTCACCGCACTCCCACAGGACACCGACGGCCGCTTCCGAGGCCAGATCGCCGAGGTCGCGGTCTCGGCGGTGCAGCCGTGA
- the sigM gene encoding RNA polymerase sigma factor SigM encodes MSPDRTDRELLQAHVDGDTEAFAVLFARHRDRLWAVALRTMGNPDDAADGLQDGLIAAYRRASSFRGDSAVTTWLHRVIVNACLDRHRAAKVRRTEALPDDLEERGDRGSLVSADTRDPVDASLESEQRRTVLAALNSLPAEQRAALVLVDMEGYPVAEVAQMLDCAEGTVKSRCARGRAELAVLLGHLRAADHDEDPQLVRNPEPDSAVLPHDPGRGPPP; translated from the coding sequence GTGAGTCCCGACCGTACGGATCGCGAACTCCTCCAGGCACACGTCGACGGCGACACCGAGGCTTTCGCTGTCCTCTTCGCGCGCCACCGCGACCGGCTCTGGGCCGTGGCCCTGCGCACGATGGGCAACCCGGACGATGCCGCCGACGGACTCCAGGACGGCCTGATCGCGGCTTACCGTCGGGCTTCGTCGTTTCGCGGGGACAGCGCGGTGACCACGTGGCTGCACCGGGTGATCGTCAACGCCTGTCTGGATCGGCACCGCGCGGCGAAAGTACGCCGCACCGAAGCCTTGCCGGACGATCTCGAAGAGCGCGGCGACCGGGGCTCCCTGGTGAGCGCGGACACCCGCGATCCGGTGGATGCGTCCCTGGAGTCCGAGCAGCGTCGTACGGTGTTGGCCGCCCTCAACAGCCTCCCCGCCGAGCAGCGTGCTGCGCTGGTGCTGGTCGACATGGAGGGTTATCCGGTCGCCGAGGTCGCGCAGATGCTCGACTGCGCCGAAGGCACGGTGAAATCGCGTTGCGCGAGGGGCCGGGCCGAGCTCGCGGTGCTGCTGGGGCACCTGCGTGCGGCGGACCACGACGAGGATCCGCAGCTCGTACGGAACCCCGAGCCGGACTCGGCCGTCCTACCCCACGACCCCGGCCGCGGTCCGCCGCCCTGA
- the trxB gene encoding thioredoxin-disulfide reductase has product MAETSTDVRNVIVIGSGPSGYTAALYAARAQLTPLVFEGSVTAGGALMNTTEVENFPGFRDGIMGPALMDEMRAQAERFGAELVPDDVVEVDLTGDVKVVRTATGEHRARSVILATGSGYRKLGLPREEELSGRGVSWCATCDGFFFREQAIAVIGGGDSAVEEATFLTRFGSKVYLIHRRDELRASKIMQERAFADPKLEMVWNSEVSAINGEQSVESITLRDTVTGEERDLAVTGLFIAIGHDPRSELLGGQVDLDDEGYVLVDSPTTRTNLEGVFACGDLVDHSYRQAITAAGTGCSAALDAERYIAALDHAASTAGSAQETQESVSA; this is encoded by the coding sequence ATGGCTGAGACCAGCACCGACGTCCGCAACGTGATCGTGATCGGGTCCGGCCCCTCGGGCTACACCGCCGCGCTCTATGCCGCGCGCGCGCAACTCACTCCCCTCGTCTTCGAAGGTTCCGTGACCGCCGGTGGTGCATTGATGAACACCACCGAGGTCGAGAACTTCCCGGGCTTCCGCGACGGCATCATGGGTCCGGCGCTGATGGACGAGATGCGCGCCCAGGCTGAACGCTTCGGCGCCGAACTGGTGCCCGACGATGTCGTCGAGGTCGACCTGACCGGCGACGTGAAGGTCGTACGCACGGCCACCGGTGAGCACCGCGCGCGGTCGGTGATCCTGGCGACCGGTTCGGGTTATCGCAAGCTCGGGCTGCCGCGCGAGGAGGAACTCTCCGGTCGTGGCGTCTCGTGGTGCGCGACGTGCGACGGCTTCTTCTTCCGCGAGCAGGCGATCGCGGTGATCGGCGGCGGCGACTCCGCGGTCGAGGAGGCCACCTTCTTGACCCGATTCGGCTCCAAGGTCTATCTGATCCACCGCCGCGACGAGCTCCGCGCCTCCAAGATCATGCAGGAACGCGCCTTCGCCGACCCCAAACTCGAGATGGTCTGGAACAGCGAGGTTTCCGCCATCAACGGCGAGCAGAGCGTCGAGTCGATCACCCTGCGCGACACCGTCACCGGCGAAGAGCGCGACCTGGCGGTCACCGGCCTCTTCATCGCGATCGGCCACGACCCGCGGTCGGAGCTGCTCGGCGGCCAGGTCGACCTCGATGACGAGGGGTACGTACTGGTCGACTCCCCCACCACGCGCACCAACCTCGAAGGGGTCTTCGCGTGCGGCGACCTGGTCGACCACTCCTACCGCCAGGCGATTACCGCGGCCGGGACCGGTTGCTCGGCCGCGCTGGATGCCGAGCGGTACATCGCGGCCCTCGACCACGCGGCCTCGACGGCCGGCTCCGCGCAGGAGACCCAGGAGTCGGTCAGCGCGTAG